Proteins co-encoded in one Zalophus californianus isolate mZalCal1 chromosome 9, mZalCal1.pri.v2, whole genome shotgun sequence genomic window:
- the ANKRD52 gene encoding serine/threonine-protein phosphatase 6 regulatory ankyrin repeat subunit C isoform X4, with product MGILSITDQPPLVQAIFSRDVEEVRSLLSQKENINVLDQERRTPLHAAAYVGDVPILQLLLMSGANVNAKDTLWLTPLHRAAASRNEKVLGLLLAHSADVNARDKLWQTPLHVAAANRATKCAEALAPLLSSLNVADRSGRSALHHAVHSGHLETVNLLLNKGASLNVCDKKERQPLHWAAFLGHLEVLKLLVARGADLGCKDRKGYGLLHTAAASGQIEVVKYLLRMGAEIDEPNAFGNTALHIACYLGQDAVAIELVNAGANVNQPNDKGFTPLHVAAVSTNGALCLELLVNNGADVNYQSKEGKSPLHMAAIHGRFTRSQILIQNGSEIDCADKFGNTPLHVAARYGHELLISTLMTNGADTARRGIHDMFPLHLAVLFGFSDCCRKLLSSGQLYSIVSSLSNEHVLSAGFDINTPDNLGRTCLHAAASGGNVECLNLLLSSGADLRRRDKFGRTALHYAAANGSYQCAVTLVTAGAGVNEADCKGCSPLHYAAASDTYRRAEPHSPSSHDAEEDEPLKESRRKEAFFCLEFLLDNGADPSLRDRQGYTAVHYAAAYGNRQNLELLLEMSFNCLEDVESTIPVSPLHLAAYNGHCEALKTLAETLVNLDVRDHKGRTALFLATERGSTECVEVLTAHGASALIKERKRKWTPLHAAAASGHTDSLHLLIDSGERADITDVMDAYGQTPLMLAIMNGHVDCVHLLLEKGSTADAADLRGRTALHRGAVTGCEDCLAALLDHDAFVLCRDFKGRTPIHLASACGHTAVLRTLLQAALSTDPLDAGVDYSGYSPMHWASYTGHEDCLELLLEHSPFSYLEGNPFTPLHCAVINNQDSTTEMLLGALGAKIVNSRDAKGRTPLHAAAFADNISGLRMLLQHQAEVNATDHTGRTALMTAAENGQTAAVEFLLYRGKADLTVLDENKNTALHLACSKPVCFHSISVPLPQGHEKCALMILAETQDLGLINATNSALQMPLHIAARNGLASVVQALLSRGATVLAVDEEGGWGPEPPASPGFGVRDILQEVTPQRWPAPPTKMWQTAWP from the exons ATGGGGATCCTCAGCATCACGGACCAG CCGCCCCTGGTCCAGGCCATCTTTAGCCGAGATGTGGAGGAAGTGCGTTCCCTCCTCTCACAGAAGGAGAACATCAATGTACTG GACCAAGAGAGGCGGACCCCATTGCATGCTGCTGCCTACGTAGGTGATGTCCCCATCCTCCAGTTGCTACTGATGTCAG GTGCTAATGTCAATGCTAAGGACACACTGTGGCTGACCCCTCTTCATCGCGCTGCTGCTTCCCGAAATGAG AAGGTGCTGGGACTGCTGCTGGCACATTCAGCAGATGTGAATGCCCGGGACAAGCTGTGGCAGACCCCACTGCACGTGGCTGCCGCCAACCGGGCCACCAAGTGTGCTGAGGCTCTGGCACCCCTGTTGAGTAGCCTCAACGTGGCTGACAGGAGTGGGCGCAGTGCCCTGCACCACGCAGTGCATAGTGGGCATCTAGAG ACGGTGAACCTGCTCCTGAACAAGGGAGCCAGCCTGAATGTCTGTGACAAAAAGGAGCGGCAGCCTCTGCACTGGGCAGCTTTTCTAG GGCATTTGGAGGTCCTAAAACTGCTGGTGGCACGGGGCGCGGACCTCGGCTGCAAGGACCGCAAAGGCTACGGGCTACTCCATACAGCGGCTGCCAGTGGTCAGATTGAAGTGGTGAAGTACCTGCTCCGGATGGGGGCTGAG ATCGACGAGCCCAACGCTTTTGGAAACACAGCTTTGCACATCGCCTGCTACCTGGGCCAGGATGCTGTGGCTATTGAGCTGGTGAATGCAGGAGCCAATGTCAACCAGCCGAATGACAAGGGCTTCACGCCACTGCATGTGGCTGCAGTCTCCACCAACGGCGCTCTCTGCTTGGAGCTGTTGGTCAATAATGGGGCCGATGTCAACTACCAG AGCAAGGAAGGGAAAAGTCCTCTGCACATGGCTGCCATCCATGGTCGTTTCACCCGCTCCCAGATCCTCATCCAGAATG GCAGCGAGATCGATTGTGCTGACAAATTTGGGAACACGCCACTGCACGTGGCTGCTCGCTACGGACACGAGCTGCTCATCAGCACCCTCATGACCAATGGCGCGGATACCGCCCG GCGCGGCATTCACGACATGTTCCCTCTGCACTTAGCTGTTCTCTTTGGATTCTCTGACTGTTGTCGTAAGCTTCTTTCCTCAG GTCAGCTGTACAGCATTGTGTCCTCACTCAGCAATGAGCACGTGCTTTCCGCTGGGTTTGACATCAACACGCCTGACAACCTTGGCCGCACCTGTCTTCATGCTGCTGCTTCTGGAGG GAACGTTGAATGTCTTAATTTGCTGTTGAGCAGTGGAGCTGACTTGAGGAGGAGAGACAAGTTTGGAAG GACTGCGCTGCACTATGCAGCCGCCAACGGCAGCTACCAGTGTGCGGTCACGCTGGTGACGGCGGGCGCGGGCGTCAACGAGGCCGACTGCAAAGGCTGCTCTCCCCTGCACTACGCCGCTGCCTCTGACACCTACAGGAG AGCGGAACCCCACTCACCTTCCAGCCACGACGCTGAAGAGGACGAGCCACTGAAGGAGTCCCGCAGGAAGGAGGCCTTCTT cTGTCTGGAGTTCTTACTGGATAACGGTGCAGACCCCTCCCTGCGGGACAGGCAGGGCTACACAGCTGTGCACTATGCAGCCGCCTACGGCAACAGACAGAACCTCGAACTG CTCTTAGAAATGTCCTTTAACTGCCTGGAGGATGTGGAGAGCACCATTCCAGTCAGCCCTTTGCACTTAGCT gCCTACAACGGTCACTGTGAAGCCCTGAAGACACTGGCCGAGACGCTGGTGAATCTGGATGTAAGGGACCACAAGGGCCGGACCGCGCTCTTCCTGGCCACTGAGCGAGGCTCTACTGAGTGTGTGGAGGTACTTACGGCCCATGGCGCCTCTGCACTCATCAAGGAGCGCAAACGCAAGTGGACCCCCCTGCACGCTGCTG CTGCCTCTGGCCACACTGATTCCCTGCACTTGCTGATCGACAGTGGGGAACGAGCTGACATCACAGATGTCATGGATGCCTATGGACA AACCCCACTGATGCTGGCCATCATGAATGGCCACGTGGATTGTGTCCATCTGCTGCTAGAGAAAGGATCCACAGCTGATGCTGCTGACCTCCGGGGCCGCACTGCCCTCCACCGTGGG GCAGTGACTGGCTGCGAGGACTGCCTGGCCGCCCTGCTGGACCACGACGCATTTGTGCTGTGCCGAGACTTCAAGGGCCGCACCCCCATTCACCTGGCCTCCGCCTGCGGCCACACTGCTGTGCTGCGGACACTGCTGCAGGCTGCCCTCTCCACAGACCCCCTGGATGCTGGCGTGGATTACAGTGGATACTCGCCCATGCACTGGGCCTCCTACACTG GACATGAAGATTGTCTGGAGTTGTTACTTGAACACAGCCCGTTTTCATACCTGGAGGGAAACCCCTTCACTCCTTTGCACTGTGCAGT aATTAATAACCAGGACAGCACCACAGAGATGCTGCTGGGAGCTCTGGGTGCCAAGATTGTGAACAGCCGAGATGCCAAAGGACG gaccccTCTTCACGCCGCTGCCTTCGCGGACAACATATCTGGGCTCCGGATGCTGCTGCAGCATCAAGCCGAGGTGAACGCCACGGACCACACTGGCCGCACCGCGCTCATGACGGCGGCTGAGAACGGCCAGACCGCTGCTGTGG AATTTCTGCTGTATCGAGGGAAGGCAGACCTTACTGTGCTGGATGAGAACAAGAACACTGCCCTCCACTTGGCTTGTAGCAAG CCTGTCTGCTTCCACTCcatctctgttcctctccctcagGGCCATGAGAAATGTGCCCTCATGATCCTGGCAGAAACCCAAGACCTTGGCCTTATCAATGCTACCAACAGTGCGCTGCAGAT gCCACTCCACATTGCTGCCCGGAACGGTCTAGCTTCTGTGGTGCAGGCCCTGCTGAGTCGTGGGGCCACAGTGCTGGCTGTGGATGAAGAAGGTGGGTGGGGTCCAGAGCCCCCCGCCTCTCCCGGGTTTGGGGTCAGGGACATTCTTCAGGAG GTCACACCCCAGCGCTGGCCTGCGCCCCCAACAAAGATGTGGCAGACTGCCTGGCCTTGA
- the ANKRD52 gene encoding serine/threonine-protein phosphatase 6 regulatory ankyrin repeat subunit C isoform X1 encodes MGILSITDQPPLVQAIFSRDVEEVRSLLSQKENINVLDQERRTPLHAAAYVGDVPILQLLLMSGANVNAKDTLWLTPLHRAAASRNEKVLGLLLAHSADVNARDKLWQTPLHVAAANRATKCAEALAPLLSSLNVADRSGRSALHHAVHSGHLETVNLLLNKGASLNVCDKKERQPLHWAAFLGHLEVLKLLVARGADLGCKDRKGYGLLHTAAASGQIEVVKYLLRMGAEIDEPNAFGNTALHIACYLGQDAVAIELVNAGANVNQPNDKGFTPLHVAAVSTNGALCLELLVNNGADVNYQSKEGKSPLHMAAIHGRFTRSQILIQNGSEIDCADKFGNTPLHVAARYGHELLISTLMTNGADTARRGIHDMFPLHLAVLFGFSDCCRKLLSSGQLYSIVSSLSNEHVLSAGFDINTPDNLGRTCLHAAASGGNVECLNLLLSSGADLRRRDKFGRTALHYAAANGSYQCAVTLVTAGAGVNEADCKGCSPLHYAAASDTYRRAEPHSPSSHDAEEDEPLKESRRKEAFFCLEFLLDNGADPSLRDRQGYTAVHYAAAYGNRQNLELLLEMSFNCLEDVESTIPVSPLHLAAYNGHCEALKTLAETLVNLDVRDHKGRTALFLATERGSTECVEVLTAHGASALIKERKRKWTPLHAAAASGHTDSLHLLIDSGERADITDVMDAYGQTPLMLAIMNGHVDCVHLLLEKGSTADAADLRGRTALHRGAVTGCEDCLAALLDHDAFVLCRDFKGRTPIHLASACGHTAVLRTLLQAALSTDPLDAGVDYSGYSPMHWASYTGHEDCLELLLEHSPFSYLEGNPFTPLHCAVINNQDSTTEMLLGALGAKIVNSRDAKGRTPLHAAAFADNISGLRMLLQHQAEVNATDHTGRTALMTAAENGQTAAVEFLLYRGKADLTVLDENKNTALHLACSKPVCFHSISVPLPQGHEKCALMILAETQDLGLINATNSALQMPLHIAARNGLASVVQALLSRGATVLAVDEEGHTPALACAPNKDVADCLALILSTMKPFPPKDAVSPFSFSLLKNCGIAAAKTVGGCGALPHGASCPYSQERHGAIGLDGCYSE; translated from the exons ATGGGGATCCTCAGCATCACGGACCAG CCGCCCCTGGTCCAGGCCATCTTTAGCCGAGATGTGGAGGAAGTGCGTTCCCTCCTCTCACAGAAGGAGAACATCAATGTACTG GACCAAGAGAGGCGGACCCCATTGCATGCTGCTGCCTACGTAGGTGATGTCCCCATCCTCCAGTTGCTACTGATGTCAG GTGCTAATGTCAATGCTAAGGACACACTGTGGCTGACCCCTCTTCATCGCGCTGCTGCTTCCCGAAATGAG AAGGTGCTGGGACTGCTGCTGGCACATTCAGCAGATGTGAATGCCCGGGACAAGCTGTGGCAGACCCCACTGCACGTGGCTGCCGCCAACCGGGCCACCAAGTGTGCTGAGGCTCTGGCACCCCTGTTGAGTAGCCTCAACGTGGCTGACAGGAGTGGGCGCAGTGCCCTGCACCACGCAGTGCATAGTGGGCATCTAGAG ACGGTGAACCTGCTCCTGAACAAGGGAGCCAGCCTGAATGTCTGTGACAAAAAGGAGCGGCAGCCTCTGCACTGGGCAGCTTTTCTAG GGCATTTGGAGGTCCTAAAACTGCTGGTGGCACGGGGCGCGGACCTCGGCTGCAAGGACCGCAAAGGCTACGGGCTACTCCATACAGCGGCTGCCAGTGGTCAGATTGAAGTGGTGAAGTACCTGCTCCGGATGGGGGCTGAG ATCGACGAGCCCAACGCTTTTGGAAACACAGCTTTGCACATCGCCTGCTACCTGGGCCAGGATGCTGTGGCTATTGAGCTGGTGAATGCAGGAGCCAATGTCAACCAGCCGAATGACAAGGGCTTCACGCCACTGCATGTGGCTGCAGTCTCCACCAACGGCGCTCTCTGCTTGGAGCTGTTGGTCAATAATGGGGCCGATGTCAACTACCAG AGCAAGGAAGGGAAAAGTCCTCTGCACATGGCTGCCATCCATGGTCGTTTCACCCGCTCCCAGATCCTCATCCAGAATG GCAGCGAGATCGATTGTGCTGACAAATTTGGGAACACGCCACTGCACGTGGCTGCTCGCTACGGACACGAGCTGCTCATCAGCACCCTCATGACCAATGGCGCGGATACCGCCCG GCGCGGCATTCACGACATGTTCCCTCTGCACTTAGCTGTTCTCTTTGGATTCTCTGACTGTTGTCGTAAGCTTCTTTCCTCAG GTCAGCTGTACAGCATTGTGTCCTCACTCAGCAATGAGCACGTGCTTTCCGCTGGGTTTGACATCAACACGCCTGACAACCTTGGCCGCACCTGTCTTCATGCTGCTGCTTCTGGAGG GAACGTTGAATGTCTTAATTTGCTGTTGAGCAGTGGAGCTGACTTGAGGAGGAGAGACAAGTTTGGAAG GACTGCGCTGCACTATGCAGCCGCCAACGGCAGCTACCAGTGTGCGGTCACGCTGGTGACGGCGGGCGCGGGCGTCAACGAGGCCGACTGCAAAGGCTGCTCTCCCCTGCACTACGCCGCTGCCTCTGACACCTACAGGAG AGCGGAACCCCACTCACCTTCCAGCCACGACGCTGAAGAGGACGAGCCACTGAAGGAGTCCCGCAGGAAGGAGGCCTTCTT cTGTCTGGAGTTCTTACTGGATAACGGTGCAGACCCCTCCCTGCGGGACAGGCAGGGCTACACAGCTGTGCACTATGCAGCCGCCTACGGCAACAGACAGAACCTCGAACTG CTCTTAGAAATGTCCTTTAACTGCCTGGAGGATGTGGAGAGCACCATTCCAGTCAGCCCTTTGCACTTAGCT gCCTACAACGGTCACTGTGAAGCCCTGAAGACACTGGCCGAGACGCTGGTGAATCTGGATGTAAGGGACCACAAGGGCCGGACCGCGCTCTTCCTGGCCACTGAGCGAGGCTCTACTGAGTGTGTGGAGGTACTTACGGCCCATGGCGCCTCTGCACTCATCAAGGAGCGCAAACGCAAGTGGACCCCCCTGCACGCTGCTG CTGCCTCTGGCCACACTGATTCCCTGCACTTGCTGATCGACAGTGGGGAACGAGCTGACATCACAGATGTCATGGATGCCTATGGACA AACCCCACTGATGCTGGCCATCATGAATGGCCACGTGGATTGTGTCCATCTGCTGCTAGAGAAAGGATCCACAGCTGATGCTGCTGACCTCCGGGGCCGCACTGCCCTCCACCGTGGG GCAGTGACTGGCTGCGAGGACTGCCTGGCCGCCCTGCTGGACCACGACGCATTTGTGCTGTGCCGAGACTTCAAGGGCCGCACCCCCATTCACCTGGCCTCCGCCTGCGGCCACACTGCTGTGCTGCGGACACTGCTGCAGGCTGCCCTCTCCACAGACCCCCTGGATGCTGGCGTGGATTACAGTGGATACTCGCCCATGCACTGGGCCTCCTACACTG GACATGAAGATTGTCTGGAGTTGTTACTTGAACACAGCCCGTTTTCATACCTGGAGGGAAACCCCTTCACTCCTTTGCACTGTGCAGT aATTAATAACCAGGACAGCACCACAGAGATGCTGCTGGGAGCTCTGGGTGCCAAGATTGTGAACAGCCGAGATGCCAAAGGACG gaccccTCTTCACGCCGCTGCCTTCGCGGACAACATATCTGGGCTCCGGATGCTGCTGCAGCATCAAGCCGAGGTGAACGCCACGGACCACACTGGCCGCACCGCGCTCATGACGGCGGCTGAGAACGGCCAGACCGCTGCTGTGG AATTTCTGCTGTATCGAGGGAAGGCAGACCTTACTGTGCTGGATGAGAACAAGAACACTGCCCTCCACTTGGCTTGTAGCAAG CCTGTCTGCTTCCACTCcatctctgttcctctccctcagGGCCATGAGAAATGTGCCCTCATGATCCTGGCAGAAACCCAAGACCTTGGCCTTATCAATGCTACCAACAGTGCGCTGCAGAT gCCACTCCACATTGCTGCCCGGAACGGTCTAGCTTCTGTGGTGCAGGCCCTGCTGAGTCGTGGGGCCACAGTGCTGGCTGTGGATGAAGAAG GTCACACCCCAGCGCTGGCCTGCGCCCCCAACAAAGATGTGGCAGACTGCCTGGCCTTGATCCTCTCCACCATGAAGCCTTTCCCACCCAAGGACGCCGTCAGTCCTTTCAGCTTCAGCCTGCTCAAGAACTGCGGCATTGCAGCAGCCAAGACGGTGGGTGGCTGTGGCGCCCTGCCCCACGGGGCCTCCTGCCCCTACAGCCAGGAGCGGCACGGCGCCATTGGGTTAGACGGCTGCTACTCGGAGTAG
- the ANKRD52 gene encoding serine/threonine-protein phosphatase 6 regulatory ankyrin repeat subunit C isoform X3, with product MGILSITDQPPLVQAIFSRDVEEVRSLLSQKENINVLDQERRTPLHAAAYVGDVPILQLLLMSGANVNAKDTLWLTPLHRAAASRNEKVLGLLLAHSADVNARDKLWQTPLHVAAANRATKCAEALAPLLSSLNVADRSGRSALHHAVHSGHLETVNLLLNKGASLNVCDKKERQPLHWAAFLGHLEVLKLLVARGADLGCKDRKGYGLLHTAAASGQIEVVKYLLRMGAEIDEPNAFGNTALHIACYLGQDAVAIELVNAGANVNQPNDKGFTPLHVAAVSTNGALCLELLVNNGADVNYQSKEGKSPLHMAAIHGRFTRSQILIQNGSEIDCADKFGNTPLHVAARYGHELLISTLMTNGADTARRGIHDMFPLHLAVLFGFSDCCRKLLSSGQLYSIVSSLSNEHVLSAGFDINTPDNLGRTCLHAAASGGNVECLNLLLSSGADLRRRDKFGRTALHYAAANGSYQCAVTLVTAGAGVNEADCKGCSPLHYAAASDTYRRAEPHSPSSHDAEEDEPLKESRRKEAFFCLEFLLDNGADPSLRDRQGYTAVHYAAAYGNRQNLELLLEMSFNCLEDVESTIPVSPLHLAAYNGHCEALKTLAETLVNLDVRDHKGRTALFLATERGSTECVEVLTAHGASALIKERKRKWTPLHAAAASGHTDSLHLLIDSGERADITDVMDAYGQTPLMLAIMNGHVDCVHLLLEKGSTADAADLRGRTALHRGAVTGCEDCLAALLDHDAFVLCRDFKGRTPIHLASACGHTAVLRTLLQAALSTDPLDAGVDYSGYSPMHWASYTGHEDCLELLLEHSPFSYLEGNPFTPLHCAVINNQDSTTEMLLGALGAKIVNSRDAKGRTPLHAAAFADNISGLRMLLQHQAEVNATDHTGRTALMTAAENGQTAAVEFLLYRGKADLTVLDENKNTALHLACSKPVCFHSISVPLPQGHEKCALMILAETQDLGLINATNSALQMPLHIAARNGLASVVQALLSRGATVLAVDEEGELFRAETQYQYARVSEGSLTELAGASRLLRKTSHTPQPPILCPLCSALYPTL from the exons ATGGGGATCCTCAGCATCACGGACCAG CCGCCCCTGGTCCAGGCCATCTTTAGCCGAGATGTGGAGGAAGTGCGTTCCCTCCTCTCACAGAAGGAGAACATCAATGTACTG GACCAAGAGAGGCGGACCCCATTGCATGCTGCTGCCTACGTAGGTGATGTCCCCATCCTCCAGTTGCTACTGATGTCAG GTGCTAATGTCAATGCTAAGGACACACTGTGGCTGACCCCTCTTCATCGCGCTGCTGCTTCCCGAAATGAG AAGGTGCTGGGACTGCTGCTGGCACATTCAGCAGATGTGAATGCCCGGGACAAGCTGTGGCAGACCCCACTGCACGTGGCTGCCGCCAACCGGGCCACCAAGTGTGCTGAGGCTCTGGCACCCCTGTTGAGTAGCCTCAACGTGGCTGACAGGAGTGGGCGCAGTGCCCTGCACCACGCAGTGCATAGTGGGCATCTAGAG ACGGTGAACCTGCTCCTGAACAAGGGAGCCAGCCTGAATGTCTGTGACAAAAAGGAGCGGCAGCCTCTGCACTGGGCAGCTTTTCTAG GGCATTTGGAGGTCCTAAAACTGCTGGTGGCACGGGGCGCGGACCTCGGCTGCAAGGACCGCAAAGGCTACGGGCTACTCCATACAGCGGCTGCCAGTGGTCAGATTGAAGTGGTGAAGTACCTGCTCCGGATGGGGGCTGAG ATCGACGAGCCCAACGCTTTTGGAAACACAGCTTTGCACATCGCCTGCTACCTGGGCCAGGATGCTGTGGCTATTGAGCTGGTGAATGCAGGAGCCAATGTCAACCAGCCGAATGACAAGGGCTTCACGCCACTGCATGTGGCTGCAGTCTCCACCAACGGCGCTCTCTGCTTGGAGCTGTTGGTCAATAATGGGGCCGATGTCAACTACCAG AGCAAGGAAGGGAAAAGTCCTCTGCACATGGCTGCCATCCATGGTCGTTTCACCCGCTCCCAGATCCTCATCCAGAATG GCAGCGAGATCGATTGTGCTGACAAATTTGGGAACACGCCACTGCACGTGGCTGCTCGCTACGGACACGAGCTGCTCATCAGCACCCTCATGACCAATGGCGCGGATACCGCCCG GCGCGGCATTCACGACATGTTCCCTCTGCACTTAGCTGTTCTCTTTGGATTCTCTGACTGTTGTCGTAAGCTTCTTTCCTCAG GTCAGCTGTACAGCATTGTGTCCTCACTCAGCAATGAGCACGTGCTTTCCGCTGGGTTTGACATCAACACGCCTGACAACCTTGGCCGCACCTGTCTTCATGCTGCTGCTTCTGGAGG GAACGTTGAATGTCTTAATTTGCTGTTGAGCAGTGGAGCTGACTTGAGGAGGAGAGACAAGTTTGGAAG GACTGCGCTGCACTATGCAGCCGCCAACGGCAGCTACCAGTGTGCGGTCACGCTGGTGACGGCGGGCGCGGGCGTCAACGAGGCCGACTGCAAAGGCTGCTCTCCCCTGCACTACGCCGCTGCCTCTGACACCTACAGGAG AGCGGAACCCCACTCACCTTCCAGCCACGACGCTGAAGAGGACGAGCCACTGAAGGAGTCCCGCAGGAAGGAGGCCTTCTT cTGTCTGGAGTTCTTACTGGATAACGGTGCAGACCCCTCCCTGCGGGACAGGCAGGGCTACACAGCTGTGCACTATGCAGCCGCCTACGGCAACAGACAGAACCTCGAACTG CTCTTAGAAATGTCCTTTAACTGCCTGGAGGATGTGGAGAGCACCATTCCAGTCAGCCCTTTGCACTTAGCT gCCTACAACGGTCACTGTGAAGCCCTGAAGACACTGGCCGAGACGCTGGTGAATCTGGATGTAAGGGACCACAAGGGCCGGACCGCGCTCTTCCTGGCCACTGAGCGAGGCTCTACTGAGTGTGTGGAGGTACTTACGGCCCATGGCGCCTCTGCACTCATCAAGGAGCGCAAACGCAAGTGGACCCCCCTGCACGCTGCTG CTGCCTCTGGCCACACTGATTCCCTGCACTTGCTGATCGACAGTGGGGAACGAGCTGACATCACAGATGTCATGGATGCCTATGGACA AACCCCACTGATGCTGGCCATCATGAATGGCCACGTGGATTGTGTCCATCTGCTGCTAGAGAAAGGATCCACAGCTGATGCTGCTGACCTCCGGGGCCGCACTGCCCTCCACCGTGGG GCAGTGACTGGCTGCGAGGACTGCCTGGCCGCCCTGCTGGACCACGACGCATTTGTGCTGTGCCGAGACTTCAAGGGCCGCACCCCCATTCACCTGGCCTCCGCCTGCGGCCACACTGCTGTGCTGCGGACACTGCTGCAGGCTGCCCTCTCCACAGACCCCCTGGATGCTGGCGTGGATTACAGTGGATACTCGCCCATGCACTGGGCCTCCTACACTG GACATGAAGATTGTCTGGAGTTGTTACTTGAACACAGCCCGTTTTCATACCTGGAGGGAAACCCCTTCACTCCTTTGCACTGTGCAGT aATTAATAACCAGGACAGCACCACAGAGATGCTGCTGGGAGCTCTGGGTGCCAAGATTGTGAACAGCCGAGATGCCAAAGGACG gaccccTCTTCACGCCGCTGCCTTCGCGGACAACATATCTGGGCTCCGGATGCTGCTGCAGCATCAAGCCGAGGTGAACGCCACGGACCACACTGGCCGCACCGCGCTCATGACGGCGGCTGAGAACGGCCAGACCGCTGCTGTGG AATTTCTGCTGTATCGAGGGAAGGCAGACCTTACTGTGCTGGATGAGAACAAGAACACTGCCCTCCACTTGGCTTGTAGCAAG CCTGTCTGCTTCCACTCcatctctgttcctctccctcagGGCCATGAGAAATGTGCCCTCATGATCCTGGCAGAAACCCAAGACCTTGGCCTTATCAATGCTACCAACAGTGCGCTGCAGAT gCCACTCCACATTGCTGCCCGGAACGGTCTAGCTTCTGTGGTGCAGGCCCTGCTGAGTCGTGGGGCCACAGTGCTGGCTGTGGATGAAGAAG gggaaCTCTTCAGAGCAGAGACCCAATACCAATACGCTAGAGTCTCTGAGGGCAGTCTGACAGAACTAGCCGGAGCCAGCAGGCTCCTCAGGAAGACCTCCCACACACCTCAGCCTCCCATCCTGTGTCCCCTGTGCTCCGCCCTTTACCCCACACTCTGA